The Pan troglodytes isolate AG18354 chromosome 6, NHGRI_mPanTro3-v2.0_pri, whole genome shotgun sequence genomic sequence aaactaccaagagagtaaacagacaacctacaaaaagggagaaaatatttgcaaactgttcatctgacaaaggtctaatatccagaatccataaggaacaaatcgaaagtaaaaaaaaaaccccattaaaaaatgggtacTCCGTGCCACTCCCAGTCACAGCCTCCCATGCCTTGCTCAgctccaacatggcaaaaatctcCGGCCCTACAGAGACTGCGCGGTGCATTCAGTCTCTGATTGCTGTTTTCCAGAAGTATGCTGGAAAGGATGGTTACAACTGCAATCTCTCCAAGACGGAGTTCCTAAGCTTCATGAATACAGAGCTGGCTGCCTTTACAAAGAACCAGAAGGACCCCGGTGTCCTTGACCGCATGAAGAAACTGGATGTCAGCAGTGATGGGCAGTTAGATTTCCCAAAATTTCTTAATCTGATTGGTGGCCTAGCTGTGGCTTGCCATGACTCCTTCCTCAAGGCTGTCCCTTCCCAGAAGTGGACCTGAGGACCCCTTGGGCCTGGCCTTCAAACCCACCCCCTTTCCTTCCAGCCTTTCTGTCATCATCTCCTCCTCACAGCCCACATGTCCCCTGAGCCCAGCATACCTACCACATCATGCAGGCCCCACCTGTGGATAGTAATAATAC encodes the following:
- the LOC129144544 gene encoding protein S100-A11-like gives rise to the protein MAKISGPTETARCIQSLIAVFQKYAGKDGYNCNLSKTEFLSFMNTELAAFTKNQKDPGVLDRMKKLDVSSDGQLDFPKFLNLIGGLAVACHDSFLKAVPSQKWT